The genomic region CGGTGCCAGTGTTCTTGATGGTGATGTTCGTGGTGATGGTCTGACCCGGGAACATCGCGGTCGAGCCGCCGTACTTGTTGATCGTCGCGCAGGTGGCGGCGTTGGTGGACACCGTCGTGGAGTCGGTGCTGTTGCACAACACGCTGCCGTCGGAGTTCGACTCCTGCATGGTGAGGTAGCCGCTGGCCGCGGTGTCGGTCGAGTTGGTGATCGAGGCCACGAACGCCGACATCGTCGGACTGAAGGACAGCGCGAGGATCGCCGAGGCGGCGATGCCGGTCAGGAGCACGAACAGGCCCTTGCGGCGTGAAGTCGGGGAAGCATGGTTGGGCATGGTTTGTTACTTTCTGTGACTGGCGGGGTAACTGCGAGGGAACTGACGGTCCCCGGATTGGGACCATTCGTGTTGGATGATGACAATTCGTGCACTCGTCGATGAGTATCAGGGTCAGACCGTCGTTTGTCCAGGTGAGATTGTCACCCGATCGGAGGGAGCAGCTCACGTATGGCCCGCATCTGGTGTTCGCAGCGCGGACCGTCCCCCGAACAGTTCGGGGCCGGGCCTGTGGTGGGGTGGTGCTGTGGTCATCGCAACCGGAGTGCTGCTGCTCGGGTTGACGTGCACCGTGTGGGGTCTGGTCGGCGTTCGCCGCGACCCGCGCCGGCTGCGGCCGTCGGTCGCGATCCTGGCCGGTGCGCTCGTCACCGTGATCGGTCTGGCTGCGGTGGTGTCCGCCTCGGGGCTGCTCCCGCGGACGCTCACCGTTGCCCTGGTGGTCATCGGTGGGGTGGTCGCCGTCGCCTACCCGGTGCTCACCGTCCTGCTCGTGCTCAACGGCGTGACGATGATCCGCCGGGAGCGACCGACACCGGCCCATCTGCTCAGCCTGACGCTCGGACTCGGGATGACGGCTCTGCCCGTGCTGTCCCTGATCGCGATCCACCTGCGCGACACCCGATCGCCGGCAGTGGCGGTCCTGGGCTGGCTGGTGCTCGTCGTCGGCAGCGTGCTGGGATACCTGGCGTTCGCTTTCGGCGCCTTCCTGCTCGGCACCTTCCTGTATCGACGGATCGGCCGCAGGCTGCCGGCGCGCTACATCGTGGTGCTCGGCGCGGGATTGCGCGGCCGCCAGGTCTCACCACTGCTGGCCAGACGGCTGGACAGGGCCGCCGCGGAGTTCCGTCGCCAGGGCGGTGCCGGGACCATCGTCCCCAGCGGCGGCCGGGGCGACGACGAGGAACGGACCGAGGCGTCCGCGATGGCCGACTACCTGCGGTCCGAGCACGGGGTGCCGGCAGCGCAGATCGTGCCCGAGGACCGCGCGCGCACCACCAGGGAGAACCTGACGTTCTCCCGAGCACTGTTCACCGCGCCGGACGCGAGGGCGATCGTCGTCACCAGCGGGTACCACGTGCTGCGCGCTGCGGTGCTGACGCGGGAATTGCGCATGCGGGCCAGGGTGGTCGGCTGCCGGACTGTCGGGTACTACCTGCCCAGTGCCTACCTGCGTGAGTTCGCCGCGGTGTTGTGGGCCAATCGCGTGATGAACGTGATCCTGGCGAGTGCGTTCACCGCGTTGACCGTCAGCGTCATCACCCTGTGGCGGTGAGTCGGGGGCGGTGAGCCGGGGTCGTGAGCCGGGGCGATGAATTGAGCGTGGATCCGGTTCAGCGGTGGTTCTCCGGCTGGAGGCGACGTCGTCGACCGAGGGTCCACAGCGCACGGGCGACCAACAACGTCACGATGCCCGACGCCGTCATCCCCACCAGGTTCAGGCCGAGTTGCAGTGCGGCGCCGCTGATCTGGGCGGTCGCACCGACCGCGATCGAGACGGCCAGATCGCCGGCGGCGGGCACGGTGGTCACCGAGATGAACACTCCGACCAGGGCGGGTCCCCGGTTGGCCGTCTGGGACAGGACGCCGATCATCCCGGCCAGCGCCGCGACGACCACGGACCAGTGGTCCGGTCGCCAGATGAATGCGGTCAGCGGTCGGTCGGCGGCCACCTGCTCGAGCGTGATCCAGCCGGCCGCCTTCGCCAGCAGGGCGAGCAGGACGGCCACGGCGATGGCGACCACGAAGCCCAGCACCAGCAGGCGCAATCCCCGGAGTGCCAACTCGGAGCGTCGTAGCACGATGCCCAGGGACATTGCCGTCACCGTGATGAACTCCGGCCCCACCACCATGGCGCCGATCACCAGCACCGATGAATCGGTGACAACGGCGACCGAGGCCAGCGTGACCGCGATGGTCAGGAACAGGAAGTACGACCACGACGGCCGCACCTGCCCGGTCGTGCGGTCCAGCACCTCGTCCCACACGATCGCATCGTCCGGCGAACCGGGGACCCGTGCCTGCGTGAGCTGTGCATTGCGGGAGGGAGACGCCTCCACCTCGGACATCGAGACGGCGCCGTCGGTGTACAGGCCGCGGCGCTGCAGTCCGAGCAGCACGTCGGACGCAGCCTCGCGGGTGACGTCGCACGTCACCAGGTCGCCGACCGGCTCGCGCCCGGCGCCCTCGACCACCACCACGTTGGTGACGCCCACGTGGTCCACCAGATCGTCGACGACGAGGGAGGTCCGGTCGTCCGGAACGATCAGTCGCAGCAGCAGCACCCGCTCAGGGTGGCACGGGATCCTGCCCTCAGCAGGGACCGGGCCTGTCGCCGGTGCAGGCGGACTCGTCCGCGGGTGTCGGCAGTGCCGAAGTGGCGCGCAACAGCAGGCTCCGGAACTGCTCGGAGTCCTCATCGTCGAGCGCGGCCAGCACCTGTCGCTCGACCCGAGCGAGGGTTGCCTGCGCGGCGTCGTAGGTCGCGCGTCCGGCGTCGGTGAGCACGACCTGGCGGGAGCGTCGGTCGGCTGGGTCGGGGCGGCGTTCCACGAGGCCGGCGCGCTCGAGGTCGTCGACGAGATAGGTCATGACGGTGCGGTCCAGGCCCAGGTTCTCGGCGATGGATGCCTGGTTCCGACAGCTGCCGGTGGCCGCGATCGCCAGCACCTGGAACCCCCGGGGGCCGCCGGGAACGTCCTCGATGGACTCCCGTGCCCCGCCCAAGTAGGAGCGCAGCAAAGAGCCCAGGGCGCTACCGAAATCGTCGGCGCCGGTGCGGGTCACCATCTCCGGACTGGTCACCCGCCCATTCTATCCGCGTTCATCAGCTGTGATGATGGTTACGATGACAGATGATCTATACAACAGATGATTATGCTGACAGAGCGATCCCCCCTCGATCCCAGGAGAACCGATGAGCACCCTGTTCCGACTCGACGCCAGCATCCGCACCGAGGGCTCGGTGACCCGCGCCGTCGCCGACACGATCCAGACGGAGGTTCTGGAGCGGCTCGGTCGCGCTGACGTCACCCGCCGTGATGTCGGCCTCGCCCCCATCGATGCCGCCGGCTGGGCCACGGCCGCCTTCGCCGGCTACACGCCGGCGGACCAGCGCACTACCGAACAGACCGCGGCACTCCGCCTGAGCGAGCAGCTCGCCGACGAGGTCGTCGACGCCGACGTGCTCCTGTTCGCCGTCCCGATGTACAACTTCGGTGTCTCGCAGCACTTCAAGGCCTGGGTCGACCAGGTCATCGCCGACCCGCGGCTCGGGCCGGGGTCGACCACGCTGGCGGGCCGACCGGCGTTCCTGGTCACCGCCCGGGGTGGCGGCTACGGCGCCGGCACTCCCCGGGAGGGGTGGGACCACGCGACCGGGTGGATGCGACGCATCCTGGCCGACGTGTGGCAGCTCGACCTGGACGTCGTGGAGACCGAACTGACCCTGGCCGAGGTCACGCCGCAGATGGAGAGCCTGCGCGAGCTTGCCCGCGCACAGCTCGCCGAGTCGCACGAGACGGCGCGCACCGTCGGACGAGCCGTGACGCTCAAGCTCGCCCCTGTCGCCTGACCGGTCCGGGTTCCGCGCGTGACGTATGTCCTGCCGCGCGGAGCCGGCGGGGGCTCGGGTCTCGGGCACGATGGAGCAGACAACATCCCCGGAAGATCAGGACCCGCGTTGCCGAACCCTCCCGCAGCCCGTTCTCACCCCGCCGCCACCCCGGGAGCTGGTGGGTCCGGCAGCCCAGAGCCGACCACCGGCCCGTCCGCGGCGGGCGACGCGTCGATGCTCATCCGGATCTTCAAGGTCGTGGCAGTGCTGGAGGCGTTCTCCTGGCTCGCGCTGCTGATCGGGATGTACTTCAAGTGGATCGCGCAGACGTCCGAGGTCGGCGTGCAGATCTTCGGCCCGATCCACGGAGGCGTCTTCGTCGCCTACGTCGCGGTGACCGCGTTGGTCGCCCGCCGGCAGCGCTGGCCACTGTTCTGGACGACGGCACTGGCGCTGGGTGCTTCGATTCCGCCGTTCTTCACCCTGTGGTTCGAGCGCTGGGCCGTGCGCGCCGGCCGGCTGGACGCAGTCCCAGCCCGCTGAGCGGCGCACGCCTGAGTGCCGGCGCCGGTGCTGACCCACGGCGATGTGGACGGTTTCCGGCACGAACCCACTCAGGCTGCCATCCTGGTGTCCGTCGGGCGACGGTCCGTCGGGCGGTCGAGGGGAGTCGGGGGATGACGGGATCGGACGGGCACGTCGAGCAGGTCGCGGGCGCCCCGCGGCAGCAACCGCAGCCGCAGCACTGGCAGCAGGCGCAGCCGCCGCGGGCGCAGGATCGGTCGGTCGGTCTGCCCGGCTGGCGTCCTGAGGTGCCGTCGGACGACGGTGGTGGGGTACGTCGGCGGCTCGACCCCCCGCCGCTGGTCACCGCTGCCGCAGTGCTGGCCATCGTCATCGGCAGCCTGTTGCTCGTGCTGGCCGTGACCGCCTTCGCCGGGTCCGCCAATTCGTACCTGTCTGCCGTCCGGCTGGCGTTCCCGGCAGTCCTGCTGGTCGGTGGCCTACTGGCTCTGCTGGGACGGCGCGGCGCGCTGACAACGGGAGCGGTGTTCCTGCTGATCACCGGGGTCGTGTTGGTCGTCCAGGTGCTGGGATCCGACCTCTACGACTCGCCGGCGGCCATGATCGAAGCCGGCCTGAGAATCTCGGTCGGCGTGCTGGTGTTGGTGTTCAGCAGAGTCCCGACGTCGACCACCTTCTTCGAGACCATGCAGGAGTTGCGGTACGGCCCGAAGGACGCCGACTTCTTCCGCTGAGTCGCCGAGCCCGGTGGTGGCAGACCCCGCAACGAACTCCGCTACTGGGCTCGAGCATCCGGATGCTGCTGGCCCGCAGGCGGTTCCGAGCCGCCGAACCGGAATCTCGTGCAGTCATTCGGGAAGTCGAACCAGGCCAGGGCCAGCTCCGGGGTGATGACGCGCAGGCCACCGCCGTCGTCAGAGGCCCAGGCGTCTGGCTCCGGTCGGTAGCCGGCCGCTGCGTACTTCTTCTGGAACGCCACGGCGAGTTCGGCGCCGAGGCCGCGTGCGTCGGCACGGGTGGCCGTACTGGTGCCCTCGACGATCACCGTGCGCGTCCCGCTCTCGAGGTTCAGTGTCACCGCCGGGTGGGCCTCCGCGTTCCTGGCATGGACGGTACTGGGAGCACCGTCGTAGTAGAACGAGCCCAGCAGCCACACGCCCCAGCGGGGCACCACGTGCGGGCGCCCGTCCGGCCGTACGGAGGTCAACCAGTAGTGCTGTGCCGCAACGAGTTCAGCCTCCACGTCGGGCCACCGCAACACGCCCTCGACGGTGGTCGGGATGCCGTACCCCTCCGGCATCGTCGGTCGGTCGGCGGTCGGCGTCCTGGAATCTTCGCTCATCGGCGCAGGATAGGACGCTCCTCCGACAGCGAGGCCCCCGCGGATCTCCTGGGATCGCGGAGAACCCGCAGAGCTCAGCGACCTGCGCGCCGCCAGGCGATCAGCGCGGTCGCGTCGATCTCGTCGTCGCGGCTGATGGTCACGTCGAATCCTGCGGACCGGTAGAGCGAGGTGGCGGCCACGATCTGCGGCTCTCCGATCTCGGTCACGAACCGGCCCGTCGAGGTCATCCACCGGCCCGCTGCCCCTGCCATCCGACGATGCACGGCCAGCCCGTCGTCACCGCCGTCCAGTGCGGCGCGCGGCTCGTGGTCCCTGGCTTCCGGCGGCATCAGCGCCACCCGTGCGGTGGGGACGTAGGGCGCGTTGGCCACGATCAGATCGAACCGGAGTGTTGACGGCAGGCCGCCGAACAGGTCACCGCGGACCACCCGTCCGGCCGGTAGCAGACGGCTGGCGTACCCGACGCTCACCTCGTCCAGATCCGTTGCCCAGACATCGATCTCGCATTCTGCCGCCCGGGAGAGGGCGTACCCGATGGCTCCGCAACCGCAGCACAGGTCCAACACCGTCGAGGTCTCCCGTACGAGTCCCAGCGCGCAGTCGACGAGGTGCGCAGTGCGCTGCCGGGGGACGAAGATCCCCGGTCCCACCGGCACCCGCAGGCCGTGGAAGACGACGTGCCCGACGAGGTGCTCCAGCGGTTGCCCGGCCATCCTGGCCAGTACCAGGCTCTCCAGGTGCTCGGCGGTCGTGCTCCCCTCGACCAGCGAGGCGGCCTCCTCCTCGGCGAACACCGAGCCGGCCTGCCGCAGTCGCGCGGCCACCGCAGCGTCGCGGTCCGGAGCATGATCCATCCGCCCATGGTGCAACGCGGGCGTCCCGGAGTACAGGCCGGCGCTTCCTGACCGGATCAGGCGACCGGTGCGGCGCTGGGATGGTCGGCGCCGGGATGATCGGCGCTGGGATAGTCGGTGTACCCGCGGTGGTCCCCGCCGTAGAAGGTGGGGCGGTCAGGGGTGTTGAGCGGCGCGCCGGTCCGCAGTCGCGCGACCAGGTCCGGGTTCGCCAGGAACTTCGTGGCGAACGAGACCAGGTCGGCGGCGCCGTCCTGGATGACCGAAAGATGTTCGGCCGCAGTCTGTTCCGCCGGGTTGAGCACCAGGACCCCCGACCATGCCTTCCGCAGCAGGGGGGTCAACCCGGGATCGGTGGTCTCGGCAACGTGCAGATAGGCCAGTGCCAGGGGCTCGAGCGCGGCCACCAGCGCCAGGTAGGTCTCGCGGTGTCCGTCCTCGACGATGTCGTTGAAGGGGTTCGCCGGTGAGATGCGTAGCCCGACCCGATCGGCGCCGATCTCGTCGGCGACGGCCTGTGCCACGGCGACCGTGAAGCTGATCCGGCCGGCGACGTCGCCGCCCCAGGTGTCGGTGCGTCGGTTGGCGTTCGTCGACAGGAACTGGTGCAGCAGATACCCGTTCGCCGCATGGATCTCGACGCCGTCCAGGCCGGCGTCGATCGCTGCGCGGGCGGCTGCGGCGAACTCGGCGACGGTGTCCTGCACCCCATCGGCGGACAGCGCGCGGGGCGTCGGGAACTCCGCCATCCCGCGGCCGGTGAACACCGAACCGGTGGCAGCCACTGCTGACGGCCCCACCGGCAGTGCGCCGGCGACCTCGGTGTGCTCCGGGTAGACGTCCGGGTGGCCGATCCGACCGGCATGCATGAGCTGGGCGAACACCAGGCCGCCGGCGGCATGGACGGCGTCGGCGACCAGCTTCCACCCTCCGACCTGCTCGGCGGTGTGCAGCCCGGGAGTGGCCGGGTAGCCCTGACCGATCGCCGACGGCTGCGTTCCCTCGGTGATGATCAGCCCGGCGCTCGCTCGCTGGCCGTAGTACTGCGCCATCAGTGGTGTCGGGACCGTGTCGTTCGCCCGGTTGCGGGTCATCGGGGCCATCACGATGCGATTGCGCGCTCGGTACCTGCCGATCGTCACCGGAGTGAACGCTGCGTCGGTCGCCGTCGTCATGGTGGTTGCTCCGCTCTTGGTGCGCACTTGCGCATGGTGGTCCCTGCAGGGCAGCGTCGGCATGCTCATGGTCATTCCAGCGGGGTGGGAGACCCACGTCACTCGCATCGGTGCAACAGTTCGACCCA from Nakamurella sp. A5-74 harbors:
- a CDS encoding YdcF family protein; this encodes MVIATGVLLLGLTCTVWGLVGVRRDPRRLRPSVAILAGALVTVIGLAAVVSASGLLPRTLTVALVVIGGVVAVAYPVLTVLLVLNGVTMIRRERPTPAHLLSLTLGLGMTALPVLSLIAIHLRDTRSPAVAVLGWLVLVVGSVLGYLAFAFGAFLLGTFLYRRIGRRLPARYIVVLGAGLRGRQVSPLLARRLDRAAAEFRRQGGAGTIVPSGGRGDDEERTEASAMADYLRSEHGVPAAQIVPEDRARTTRENLTFSRALFTAPDARAIVVTSGYHVLRAAVLTRELRMRARVVGCRTVGYYLPSAYLREFAAVLWANRVMNVILASAFTALTVSVITLWR
- a CDS encoding DUF389 domain-containing protein, with the protein product MLLLRLIVPDDRTSLVVDDLVDHVGVTNVVVVEGAGREPVGDLVTCDVTREAASDVLLGLQRRGLYTDGAVSMSEVEASPSRNAQLTQARVPGSPDDAIVWDEVLDRTTGQVRPSWSYFLFLTIAVTLASVAVVTDSSVLVIGAMVVGPEFITVTAMSLGIVLRRSELALRGLRLLVLGFVVAIAVAVLLALLAKAAGWITLEQVAADRPLTAFIWRPDHWSVVVAALAGMIGVLSQTANRGPALVGVFISVTTVPAAGDLAVSIAVGATAQISGAALQLGLNLVGMTASGIVTLLVARALWTLGRRRRLQPENHR
- a CDS encoding MarR family transcriptional regulator, translated to MTSPEMVTRTGADDFGSALGSLLRSYLGGARESIEDVPGGPRGFQVLAIAATGSCRNQASIAENLGLDRTVMTYLVDDLERAGLVERRPDPADRRSRQVVLTDAGRATYDAAQATLARVERQVLAALDDEDSEQFRSLLLRATSALPTPADESACTGDRPGPC
- a CDS encoding NAD(P)H-dependent oxidoreductase, whose amino-acid sequence is MSTLFRLDASIRTEGSVTRAVADTIQTEVLERLGRADVTRRDVGLAPIDAAGWATAAFAGYTPADQRTTEQTAALRLSEQLADEVVDADVLLFAVPMYNFGVSQHFKAWVDQVIADPRLGPGSTTLAGRPAFLVTARGGGYGAGTPREGWDHATGWMRRILADVWQLDLDVVETELTLAEVTPQMESLRELARAQLAESHETARTVGRAVTLKLAPVA
- a CDS encoding DUF3817 domain-containing protein — its product is MLIRIFKVVAVLEAFSWLALLIGMYFKWIAQTSEVGVQIFGPIHGGVFVAYVAVTALVARRQRWPLFWTTALALGASIPPFFTLWFERWAVRAGRLDAVPAR
- a CDS encoding pyridoxamine 5'-phosphate oxidase family protein yields the protein MSEDSRTPTADRPTMPEGYGIPTTVEGVLRWPDVEAELVAAQHYWLTSVRPDGRPHVVPRWGVWLLGSFYYDGAPSTVHARNAEAHPAVTLNLESGTRTVIVEGTSTATRADARGLGAELAVAFQKKYAAAGYRPEPDAWASDDGGGLRVITPELALAWFDFPNDCTRFRFGGSEPPAGQQHPDARAQ
- a CDS encoding putative protein N(5)-glutamine methyltransferase: MDHAPDRDAAVAARLRQAGSVFAEEEAASLVEGSTTAEHLESLVLARMAGQPLEHLVGHVVFHGLRVPVGPGIFVPRQRTAHLVDCALGLVRETSTVLDLCCGCGAIGYALSRAAECEIDVWATDLDEVSVGYASRLLPAGRVVRGDLFGGLPSTLRFDLIVANAPYVPTARVALMPPEARDHEPRAALDGGDDGLAVHRRMAGAAGRWMTSTGRFVTEIGEPQIVAATSLYRSAGFDVTISRDDEIDATALIAWRRAGR
- a CDS encoding alkene reductase — protein: MTTATDAAFTPVTIGRYRARNRIVMAPMTRNRANDTVPTPLMAQYYGQRASAGLIITEGTQPSAIGQGYPATPGLHTAEQVGGWKLVADAVHAAGGLVFAQLMHAGRIGHPDVYPEHTEVAGALPVGPSAVAATGSVFTGRGMAEFPTPRALSADGVQDTVAEFAAAARAAIDAGLDGVEIHAANGYLLHQFLSTNANRRTDTWGGDVAGRISFTVAVAQAVADEIGADRVGLRISPANPFNDIVEDGHRETYLALVAALEPLALAYLHVAETTDPGLTPLLRKAWSGVLVLNPAEQTAAEHLSVIQDGAADLVSFATKFLANPDLVARLRTGAPLNTPDRPTFYGGDHRGYTDYPSADHPGADHPSAAPVA